The Mycolicibacterium smegmatis genome has a window encoding:
- the msrB gene encoding peptide-methionine (R)-S-oxide reductase MsrB: MHEYRKNPDALEALSPEQYHVTQESGTEPPFSGEYVNNHEPGIYVDVVSGEPLFASADKFDSGTGWPSFTRPLDDGYVVEKSDRSHFMVRTEVRSRHPGCQGELSPLVLSNLATWLDLGARTESPEP, from the coding sequence ATGCACGAATATCGCAAGAATCCCGACGCACTCGAGGCGCTGAGCCCCGAGCAGTACCACGTGACCCAGGAGAGCGGCACCGAGCCACCCTTCTCCGGTGAGTACGTCAACAATCACGAACCAGGCATTTATGTCGACGTGGTGTCGGGGGAGCCGTTGTTCGCCTCTGCCGACAAGTTCGACAGCGGAACCGGTTGGCCGAGTTTCACCAGACCACTCGACGACGGCTACGTCGTCGAGAAGTCTGACCGCAGTCACTTCATGGTGCGCACCGAAGTTCGTTCACGCCACCCTGGGTGTCAGGGTGAGTTGAGTCCACTGGTACTTAGCAACTTGGCAACTTGGCTTGATCTCGGGGCGAGAACGGAATCACCTGAACCATGA